One genomic segment of Sanyastnella coralliicola includes these proteins:
- a CDS encoding M1 family metallopeptidase, with protein MKKLFMILAVTCSLHSFANKNYWQQEVSYEMKIDVNTEKHQYAGTQKLVYTNNSPDVLDKVFYHLYFNAFQPGSMMDTRSLTIEDPDPRVGSRISELQPDEEGWIRVKSLTMNGKPVRYTEVGTILEVDLPTPIQPGKKVTFEMVWDAQVPLQIRRSGWNNKEGIEFSMSQWYPKMSEYDHMGWHANPYVGREFHGIWGDFDVEITIDKDYVLGGTGLVVNGDEVGHGYGSEKARPKVVNGKLTWHFEAENVHDFVWAADPDYIHKQVQIENGPTMHFLYQDNPEFNENWEALPEYAVKAFEYMSEHFGEYPYPQYSIIQGGDGGMEYPMATLITGHRNLRSLVGVTVHEGAHSWYHGVLATNEALYEWMDEGFTSFATSLTMNELFPDPTRVPHVYAYQGYYGIVRDGKENALVTHADHYTTNRAYGVAAYSKGQVLLEQLGYIIGHEVRDQALLTYFDEWKFKHPTPNDFKRVMEKASGIELDWYFEYFMNSTHTIDYRIQEVRGMDGKVSVTLEKIGAMPMPLDVTVNFKDGRKEVHYIPLRIMRGEKADAKDWVLEEDWPWTHPTYVLDINASYNDISSIVIDESKKMADIDRSNNTVNMEDGVDFILKQ; from the coding sequence ATGAAAAAGCTTTTCATGATTCTGGCTGTGACATGCAGCCTACATTCTTTTGCGAACAAGAATTACTGGCAACAAGAGGTCTCATATGAAATGAAGATCGACGTCAATACAGAGAAACACCAATATGCTGGAACTCAGAAACTGGTATACACGAACAACTCTCCTGACGTTCTTGACAAAGTATTCTACCACCTCTACTTCAATGCCTTCCAACCTGGAAGTATGATGGACACACGTTCACTTACCATTGAAGATCCTGATCCACGTGTAGGTAGCCGAATTTCAGAGCTACAGCCTGACGAGGAAGGATGGATCCGCGTGAAGTCGCTCACGATGAACGGAAAGCCTGTACGCTATACTGAAGTGGGAACGATCTTGGAGGTTGACCTACCAACTCCTATTCAACCTGGGAAGAAAGTGACCTTCGAAATGGTATGGGACGCACAAGTGCCGCTACAGATTCGTCGTTCAGGTTGGAACAACAAAGAAGGTATCGAATTCTCTATGTCTCAGTGGTACCCTAAAATGAGTGAGTATGATCATATGGGCTGGCACGCAAATCCGTACGTAGGGCGTGAGTTCCACGGGATTTGGGGAGACTTTGATGTAGAGATTACCATCGATAAAGACTACGTTCTTGGTGGAACTGGCCTTGTAGTTAACGGTGACGAAGTAGGTCACGGTTATGGGTCGGAGAAAGCTCGTCCTAAAGTGGTCAATGGAAAACTGACTTGGCACTTTGAAGCTGAAAACGTGCACGATTTCGTTTGGGCTGCTGATCCTGACTATATCCACAAGCAGGTCCAGATAGAAAACGGACCTACCATGCACTTCTTGTATCAAGACAACCCCGAGTTCAATGAGAATTGGGAAGCGCTGCCAGAGTATGCGGTAAAGGCCTTTGAATATATGAGCGAACACTTTGGTGAATACCCATACCCTCAATACAGCATCATTCAAGGTGGTGACGGAGGTATGGAATACCCAATGGCAACCTTGATCACCGGACATAGAAACCTGCGTTCACTCGTTGGTGTTACGGTACACGAAGGAGCGCATAGCTGGTACCACGGAGTGCTAGCAACAAACGAAGCCCTGTACGAATGGATGGATGAAGGATTCACATCATTCGCTACATCGTTGACGATGAATGAACTTTTCCCTGACCCTACACGCGTTCCTCACGTATACGCTTATCAAGGATACTATGGGATTGTACGCGATGGAAAAGAAAATGCTCTCGTCACACACGCTGATCACTATACAACGAACCGTGCCTATGGGGTAGCGGCATACAGCAAAGGACAAGTATTGCTTGAACAGCTTGGATACATCATCGGACATGAAGTTCGTGATCAAGCGCTCTTGACTTACTTCGACGAGTGGAAGTTCAAGCACCCAACACCAAATGATTTCAAACGTGTGATGGAGAAAGCCAGTGGAATAGAGCTTGACTGGTACTTCGAATACTTCATGAATTCAACGCACACCATTGATTACAGAATCCAAGAAGTACGCGGAATGGACGGCAAAGTCTCTGTTACTCTCGAGAAAATTGGTGCTATGCCAATGCCTCTTGATGTTACGGTGAACTTCAAAGATGGTCGCAAAGAAGTGCACTACATTCCGCTACGTATTATGCGCGGTGAGAAGGCAGATGCGAAAGACTGGGTTCTTGAAGAAGACTGGCCTTGGACGCACCCGACTTATGTACTTGACATCAACGCTTCATACAACGACATTTCTTCGATTGTTATCGACGAATCAAAGAAAATGGCAGACATTGACCGTTCAAATAACACCGTTAATATGGAAGATGGTGTTGACTTCATTCTGAAGCAATAA
- the asnB gene encoding asparagine synthase (glutamine-hydrolyzing) yields the protein MCGFTGYFSFSSALNKGVSERIAQLNKTLVHRGPDHAGLFEDDRFCVGHRRLAIIDLDERSNQPFLSPDKRYVLAYNGEIYNYKALREDLESSFTFSTESDTEVLLAGLINEGSSFISKLNGCFAFAFYDTQKKELLLARDPFGIKPLYFTKDDNGIAFASEERALLDRHQEINLDEVKNVLSYTYSIRGSITKNTQQLAPRSFFASSSQSTNSYPNNVTTDIDLFNALDGAVERRLVADVPVGCFLSGGLDSSIVSALASKKHPNINTFSIGFKDRPHLDETSFAEEVAKHIGSNHHTFKLSFDDLGDISKSYLNQVDTAFADSSALAVYFLSQECRKHVTVALSGDGADELFGGYRKHRAMLLANKMPSALAKAMNSLIKSSGSRETEAADKKRQVKKMLELATIPSEIRAGYLAQWNSDEEVNRLLTAGRRSELAAQADFLRFDQQIVLPNDMLVKVDRMSMRHSLEVRVPFLDPNVVAIANAIPMDQKVSRKEGKIALKKTFGHLLPASILERSKKGFEVPLSSLLNGPLAAIMQRTSTSESLAAIGFDLKELKQIIADHTSGKQDHAHLIWAVLVLEAALKN from the coding sequence ATGTGCGGCTTTACCGGTTACTTCTCATTTTCTTCTGCCCTAAACAAGGGAGTCTCTGAGCGAATAGCCCAACTCAACAAGACACTGGTACACCGCGGACCAGATCATGCGGGTCTTTTCGAAGATGATCGGTTTTGTGTAGGACATCGAAGACTCGCAATCATCGATCTCGACGAACGATCGAACCAACCCTTTCTATCCCCTGACAAGCGCTATGTGCTCGCTTATAACGGTGAGATCTACAACTATAAAGCCTTACGAGAAGACCTCGAGTCTAGCTTCACCTTTTCTACAGAAAGTGATACCGAAGTTTTATTGGCTGGATTGATCAACGAAGGCTCTTCCTTCATTTCCAAATTGAACGGATGCTTCGCCTTTGCATTCTATGACACCCAAAAGAAAGAGCTACTCCTAGCCAGAGACCCTTTTGGTATCAAACCACTTTACTTCACCAAAGACGATAATGGAATCGCCTTTGCGAGCGAAGAGCGCGCATTACTAGATCGCCACCAGGAGATTAATCTTGACGAAGTAAAGAACGTATTGAGCTACACCTATTCTATTCGCGGAAGCATTACCAAAAACACGCAACAACTTGCTCCGAGGAGTTTCTTCGCCTCTTCCAGTCAATCAACAAACTCCTACCCAAATAATGTTACTACAGACATTGACCTTTTCAATGCGTTAGATGGGGCTGTGGAACGTCGCCTGGTTGCTGACGTTCCCGTTGGCTGTTTCCTTTCTGGTGGTTTGGACTCCTCTATCGTTTCCGCGCTAGCGAGTAAAAAACACCCGAACATTAATACCTTCAGCATTGGCTTCAAAGATCGACCGCATCTTGACGAAACGAGTTTCGCTGAAGAAGTAGCCAAGCACATAGGAAGCAATCACCACACCTTCAAATTGAGCTTCGATGATCTTGGGGATATCTCGAAATCGTATTTGAATCAAGTAGACACCGCATTCGCTGATTCTTCAGCACTCGCCGTGTACTTCTTATCACAGGAATGCCGTAAGCATGTTACAGTAGCGTTATCAGGAGACGGCGCCGACGAGTTGTTCGGAGGCTACAGAAAGCATCGCGCGATGTTATTGGCGAACAAAATGCCTTCGGCGTTAGCCAAAGCCATGAACAGCCTCATCAAATCTTCAGGTTCACGGGAAACCGAAGCTGCGGATAAAAAGCGCCAAGTGAAGAAGATGCTAGAGCTAGCCACTATTCCATCAGAAATACGAGCCGGCTACTTGGCGCAATGGAACAGCGATGAAGAGGTTAATCGCTTGCTGACAGCAGGGAGACGCAGTGAACTCGCTGCACAAGCAGACTTCCTTCGATTTGATCAGCAAATTGTCTTACCAAATGATATGTTGGTCAAAGTAGATCGCATGAGTATGCGGCACTCACTTGAAGTGCGTGTCCCATTTCTTGATCCAAATGTTGTAGCCATTGCTAATGCGATACCGATGGATCAAAAAGTCTCTCGAAAAGAAGGCAAAATCGCTTTGAAAAAGACATTTGGTCATCTCCTTCCTGCAAGCATTCTGGAGCGATCTAAAAAGGGATTTGAAGTCCCGTTGAGCTCATTGTTGAATGGCCCACTTGCAGCTATCATGCAGAGGACATCAACCAGTGAATCTCTGGCAGCCATTGGTTTTGACCTCAAGGAGTTGAAGCAAATCATTGCTGATCATACCAGTGGGAAACAAGATCATGCGCACTTGATCTGGGCTGTGTTGGTACTTGAAGCGGCACTCAAGAATTAA
- the ribH gene encoding 6,7-dimethyl-8-ribityllumazine synthase: MATVEKNLSDYDKNQLPDASAMRIGIVVSEWNHEITSSLAKGAEDVIREAGIRDENLIVVDVPGTFELPSAAAFLLEHKGLDGVVTIGSVIRGETAHFDFVCQAASQGVKDVALKFNRPVIFGVLTDDNKQQAIDRSGGKHGNKGTEAGVACLKMVALQKSLRSSWGPGFDY, from the coding sequence ATGGCTACAGTCGAAAAGAATCTATCAGACTACGATAAAAATCAACTTCCCGATGCGTCTGCCATGCGTATCGGGATTGTTGTTTCTGAGTGGAACCACGAGATCACATCTAGCCTAGCTAAAGGTGCCGAAGATGTTATCCGTGAAGCTGGAATCAGAGATGAGAACCTCATTGTAGTTGATGTACCTGGCACCTTCGAGCTACCTTCAGCTGCTGCATTCCTATTGGAACACAAAGGACTTGACGGAGTGGTTACGATTGGCTCTGTGATTCGGGGAGAGACAGCTCACTTTGATTTCGTTTGCCAAGCGGCATCACAAGGAGTCAAAGACGTTGCCCTTAAGTTCAACCGACCAGTCATTTTTGGTGTACTTACCGATGACAATAAACAACAAGCCATCGATCGTTCTGGAGGTAAGCACGGAAATAAAGGGACAGAAGCAGGTGTCGCCTGCTTGAAAATGGTCGCACTTCAGAAAAGCTTGCGTTCTTCTTGGGGCCCTGGATTTGACTACTAG
- a CDS encoding DUF721 domain-containing protein has product MARKSNEQSLGDVIQDMLKAYRLEGKMQELDVREAWKKAMGEGVASHTKDIRLRGKTLIIYMDSGVMKEEFSYGKSRIIEIINEAMGREIIDKVEIF; this is encoded by the coding sequence ATGGCGAGGAAGAGTAACGAACAGTCGTTGGGCGACGTGATCCAAGATATGCTCAAGGCATATCGCCTCGAAGGTAAAATGCAGGAACTCGATGTTCGAGAGGCCTGGAAGAAAGCCATGGGCGAAGGCGTCGCGTCACACACTAAAGACATCCGACTCAGAGGGAAGACACTCATTATATACATGGACAGTGGAGTCATGAAAGAGGAGTTCTCTTATGGGAAATCACGCATCATTGAGATCATTAATGAAGCCATGGGAAGGGAGATCATCGACAAAGTGGAGATATTCTAA
- the recF gene encoding DNA replication/repair protein RecF (All proteins in this family for which functions are known are DNA-binding proteins that assist the filamentation of RecA onto DNA for the initiation of recombination or recombinational repair.) produces the protein MRIRSLSLVNFKNYEEATLDFSPEVNCLVGDNGSGKTTVLDAIYYLSFCKSYFNPIDSQNVRYDQSFFLIQSQVEKAGEVDKLHCGVKSGQKKQFRRNDKEYQRLADHIGLYPAVILTPNDIDLVKEGSEVRRKFMDGIISQYDRKYLDSLLEYNRALLQRNNLLRFFAENRTYDEESLEVWDHALVKYGEYIHEQRTAFVEKFISFFNEVYQKISGGAEAVSLMYQSQMIDKKLDDLLQDARGKDRQLRRTTQGIHKDDLSFLIQDHPIKKFGSQGQQKTYLIALKLAQYSFIEEATGEKPVLLLDDIFDKIDDKRVGALMELVSQGAFGQIFITDTHEERIPKMFREIGCDLNVFHVNQGAVDSDAKTMIHGEEE, from the coding sequence GTGCGGATCCGATCATTATCACTTGTCAACTTTAAGAACTACGAAGAAGCCACCTTGGATTTTAGTCCAGAGGTGAACTGCCTCGTAGGTGATAATGGTTCTGGTAAAACCACCGTCTTAGATGCTATTTACTACCTGTCGTTCTGTAAGAGTTATTTCAATCCGATTGATTCGCAGAATGTGCGCTACGATCAATCGTTCTTCTTAATTCAATCGCAGGTAGAAAAAGCAGGTGAGGTAGACAAACTCCATTGCGGAGTGAAGTCAGGGCAGAAGAAGCAATTTCGTCGAAACGATAAGGAGTATCAGCGCTTGGCTGATCATATTGGATTGTATCCCGCGGTGATTCTCACACCTAATGATATTGATCTAGTGAAGGAGGGAAGTGAGGTCCGACGTAAGTTCATGGATGGTATCATTTCTCAATACGATAGAAAGTACCTTGATTCCTTACTGGAGTATAACCGTGCCTTACTACAGCGAAACAATCTCTTGCGCTTCTTCGCCGAAAACCGAACCTACGATGAAGAGAGCCTTGAAGTGTGGGATCATGCGTTGGTGAAATACGGGGAGTACATCCACGAACAGCGCACGGCATTTGTAGAGAAGTTTATTTCCTTCTTCAATGAAGTTTACCAGAAGATTTCTGGAGGAGCCGAGGCGGTATCATTGATGTACCAATCGCAGATGATTGATAAAAAACTCGACGACCTTTTACAGGACGCACGAGGAAAGGATCGACAACTACGAAGAACTACCCAAGGAATCCACAAGGATGATTTGAGCTTCCTTATTCAAGATCATCCCATTAAGAAGTTCGGATCACAAGGTCAACAGAAGACCTACTTGATTGCACTTAAGCTCGCCCAATACAGTTTCATTGAAGAAGCCACTGGTGAAAAGCCTGTTCTTTTACTTGATGACATCTTCGATAAGATTGACGACAAGAGAGTAGGGGCACTGATGGAATTAGTGAGCCAAGGAGCTTTCGGTCAGATCTTCATTACAGATACCCATGAAGAGCGTATCCCGAAGATGTTCCGAGAAATCGGTTGTGATTTGAATGTATTTCACGTGAACCAAGGTGCTGTTGATTCAGACGCCAAAACCATGATCCATGGCGAGGAAGAGTAA
- a CDS encoding DUF2461 domain-containing protein, translating into MSYFSIAYIDFFKDLAANNNRDWFHENKKRYEADVKKPFENFIQAVVDRMKDEGYETEIAPKDAIFRINRDIRFSKDKSPYKLNRSAICSKYGRKDKSYPGLYLDFGPEKVWIGGGAYFLDKDMLYDVRDHISRNPKKARKVLDNAEFKSHYGEVRGEKNKIIPKEFKPMLEEVPEIANKQFYYMSEHRPDIILTDQILDVVIDHWKASREMEQFLIEGMVR; encoded by the coding sequence ATGTCATACTTTTCTATCGCCTACATCGATTTCTTCAAAGATCTCGCGGCGAACAACAACCGTGATTGGTTCCATGAGAACAAAAAGCGGTACGAAGCTGATGTCAAAAAACCTTTCGAGAACTTCATTCAAGCGGTCGTTGATCGCATGAAAGACGAAGGATATGAAACCGAGATCGCCCCGAAAGATGCCATCTTCCGCATCAATCGCGACATTCGATTCAGCAAAGACAAGAGTCCGTATAAACTAAACAGGTCAGCGATCTGCTCGAAGTACGGACGCAAGGACAAATCGTACCCGGGCTTGTACCTAGATTTCGGACCAGAGAAAGTATGGATTGGCGGTGGTGCTTACTTCCTAGACAAGGATATGCTCTATGATGTACGAGACCATATCTCCCGAAATCCAAAGAAAGCGCGCAAGGTGCTAGACAACGCCGAATTCAAATCACACTACGGTGAAGTGAGAGGAGAGAAAAACAAGATCATCCCGAAAGAATTCAAGCCAATGCTTGAAGAGGTTCCAGAAATCGCCAACAAACAGTTCTACTACATGTCTGAACATCGACCAGACATCATTCTTACTGACCAAATCCTAGACGTAGTCATTGATCACTGGAAGGCGTCAAGAGAAATGGAACAATTCCTGATAGAAGGAATGGTGAGGTAA
- a CDS encoding glycosyltransferase family 39 protein, whose protein sequence is MNTLRSMWNNEPLKLVMLVAIALRLLATFFSPGYLMHDDHFLVVEQAASWADGEDADRWLPTSQRENPQPHPANFAYVGTQYVIFKALKAVGMEDPEFMMIFIRLFHAIYSLLIVYFGFKIAETISNKRSAAMVGLLLAALAFMPNFSVRQLVEFICIPPLMWSSWVLIKRQGDYRWFDFAIAGIGIGIATGFRFQCGVFGLGVGLALLLQKEWKGLFILGFSSLFFFAVAQIQDVFIWGEPFTQLRAYIEYNNANSGNYPNGPWYMYLLTVAGFLIPPVSLFLLFGFGYIGRKHLLLFVPAVAFFIFHSYFPNKQERFIFPFIPYLVILGVIGWNVWLERSSFWAKRQKLLKGMWSFFWVINIAGLLVLTFTYGKRSRVESMDYMYEQGDEQNFLQVFAASRALPPLYYQGDWTANYWYQPGETDLEQQRQFMCEKRDVRPVPNYVLFYGTMEEIQKQLTVFSDRYPTLTYDTTIEPGNFDKLLHWLNPINSVEYVQIYTVDPEDICKD, encoded by the coding sequence ATGAATACGCTGAGATCAATGTGGAACAATGAGCCCCTGAAGCTAGTGATGCTGGTGGCCATTGCACTTCGTTTACTTGCAACTTTCTTTTCACCCGGATACCTGATGCACGATGACCACTTCTTGGTGGTTGAACAAGCGGCTAGTTGGGCAGATGGTGAAGATGCTGATCGATGGCTCCCTACAAGCCAGCGCGAAAATCCACAGCCTCACCCGGCGAACTTCGCCTATGTCGGAACGCAGTATGTAATCTTCAAAGCGTTGAAAGCGGTAGGTATGGAAGATCCGGAATTCATGATGATCTTCATTCGCCTCTTTCACGCAATCTACAGCTTGTTGATTGTTTACTTCGGCTTTAAAATCGCCGAGACGATTAGCAACAAACGCAGTGCGGCTATGGTTGGCTTACTCTTGGCTGCCTTGGCTTTCATGCCTAATTTCTCGGTCAGACAGTTAGTGGAGTTTATCTGTATTCCACCATTGATGTGGTCTTCCTGGGTGTTGATTAAGCGTCAAGGTGATTATCGGTGGTTTGATTTCGCTATCGCGGGAATCGGAATTGGAATCGCTACTGGATTCCGTTTTCAATGTGGAGTATTCGGCTTGGGCGTGGGTCTTGCTTTGTTGCTTCAGAAAGAATGGAAAGGCCTTTTCATTCTTGGGTTCAGCTCGCTCTTCTTCTTTGCAGTAGCACAAATCCAAGACGTATTCATCTGGGGAGAGCCATTCACGCAATTGCGCGCGTACATTGAATACAACAATGCCAATTCTGGAAATTACCCGAATGGACCGTGGTACATGTACCTACTTACCGTTGCTGGATTCTTGATTCCTCCGGTGAGTTTGTTCTTGCTGTTTGGATTCGGATATATCGGACGTAAGCACTTGTTGCTTTTTGTCCCGGCCGTGGCCTTTTTCATCTTCCATTCATACTTCCCGAACAAGCAGGAACGATTCATCTTCCCGTTCATTCCTTACCTAGTTATCCTTGGAGTGATTGGTTGGAATGTTTGGCTTGAGCGCTCGTCGTTCTGGGCGAAGCGTCAAAAGCTATTGAAAGGGATGTGGTCATTCTTCTGGGTGATCAACATCGCAGGTCTACTTGTATTGACGTTCACTTACGGTAAACGCTCACGCGTGGAATCGATGGATTACATGTATGAGCAAGGTGATGAACAGAACTTCCTTCAGGTATTTGCGGCGTCTCGCGCCCTCCCTCCGCTCTACTACCAAGGTGATTGGACAGCTAACTATTGGTATCAACCAGGAGAAACCGATCTTGAGCAACAGCGCCAATTCATGTGTGAAAAGCGTGATGTACGTCCTGTTCCGAACTACGTTCTCTTCTATGGTACCATGGAAGAGATTCAGAAGCAATTGACAGTCTTCAGTGATCGCTATCCAACGCTGACATACGACACCACGATTGAACCTGGAAACTTCGATAAACTGCTGCACTGGTTAAATCCAATCAACAGCGTGGAGTACGTGCAAATCTATACGGTCGACCCCGAAGATATTTGTAAAGATTAG
- a CDS encoding tetratricopeptide repeat protein, with translation MAKKKDQEEVIVDVNEVYTKTELFVDRNRKTLVTVLVAIVAVVLIGAAYFYLMVKPAENDANADSWKAEQYFEVDSLDLAMIGDGLYAGLEDIASDHDGTKAGSRAHYDLAIIARDRGDFETALDHFEKVSLSDDVVSVLAQGGIGDCHVELGNYEEGAKAFERAAAMARGTNAEGFTAPMMLYKAGIAQMELGQNDKAAKNFKKVVDNYPEAQVHGRAQRYAAYLGKK, from the coding sequence ATGGCTAAGAAGAAAGACCAGGAAGAGGTAATCGTTGATGTAAATGAAGTGTACACAAAGACAGAGCTCTTTGTAGATCGCAACCGCAAGACCCTGGTAACTGTACTAGTAGCAATTGTTGCTGTAGTTCTTATTGGAGCAGCTTACTTCTACCTTATGGTGAAGCCAGCTGAAAATGACGCCAATGCTGATTCATGGAAAGCAGAGCAATACTTCGAAGTTGACTCTTTGGATCTTGCCATGATTGGAGACGGACTTTACGCTGGACTTGAAGATATCGCTAGCGATCACGACGGAACAAAAGCGGGTTCTCGTGCACACTACGATCTTGCCATCATCGCTCGTGACCGTGGAGATTTCGAAACAGCGCTCGATCACTTCGAGAAAGTGAGCCTTTCTGATGACGTAGTAAGTGTACTTGCTCAAGGTGGAATCGGAGATTGCCACGTTGAACTAGGAAACTACGAAGAAGGTGCAAAAGCATTCGAACGTGCAGCTGCAATGGCTCGCGGAACAAACGCCGAAGGATTCACTGCCCCAATGATGCTTTACAAAGCGGGTATCGCTCAGATGGAGCTTGGTCAGAACGACAAGGCAGCGAAGAACTTCAAGAAAGTAGTAGACAACTACCCAGAGGCGCAGGTTCACGGACGTGCACAGCGTTACGCTGCTTACCTCGGTAAAAAGTAA